A single region of the Chromatiales bacterium genome encodes:
- the ptsP gene encoding phosphoenolpyruvate--protein phosphotransferase — protein sequence MTLLLTGTGVSPGIAMGKAHVLRRGRPDVLEYAIPRQHLADEVARFRRALDSVTAQLRDIQRHIPANAPRDVAGFIDTHLLMLRDRLLAEDTITLIRERQCNAEWALKIQQDNIVSVFDAMEDAYLRTRRDDVAYVIERLQRTLLEDEGGVPPRRNLRGRVVVADDLSPADMVLLQEAQIAGFVTDAGGPLSHTAIMARGLGIPAVVGAHTASSLLHDGEDLIIDGDTGMVLAGADGRLSRHYRQQQKAARQHARALRALADTPACTRDGQAIQLMANVELAEDLRALRHAGADGVGLYRTEYLFLNRTEPPSEEEQLRHYRRLVNASQGRPVTIRTVDLGADKLDLDGAGQALNPALGLRAIRRSLKEPEVFLVQLRAILRASHQGPVRIMLPMLTSPAELDQALELLEHAKRQLKRERRRFDAEIPVGGMIETPAAALLSEHFARQLDFLSIGTNDLIQYTLAIDRLDESVTYLYDPLHPAVLRLITLTIEAGQRVATPVAMCGEMAGDLRLTRLLLGMGLTEFSVRPNMLGEIKRRILDTDLGALRPLMQQLDTAYTEPAVAELVTRLNAL from the coding sequence ATGACGCTGCTGCTCACCGGTACCGGAGTCTCACCGGGCATCGCCATGGGCAAGGCCCATGTGCTGCGCCGTGGCCGGCCGGACGTGCTCGAATACGCCATTCCCCGCCAGCACCTCGCCGACGAGGTCGCCCGCTTTCGCCGGGCGCTGGACAGCGTCACCGCACAGCTGCGCGACATCCAGCGCCACATCCCCGCCAACGCCCCGCGCGATGTGGCCGGTTTCATCGATACCCACCTGCTCATGCTCAGGGACCGGCTGCTGGCCGAAGACACCATCACCCTGATCCGCGAGCGCCAGTGCAACGCCGAATGGGCGCTGAAGATCCAGCAGGACAACATCGTCAGCGTCTTCGACGCGATGGAGGACGCCTACCTGCGCACCCGGCGCGATGACGTCGCCTACGTGATCGAGCGCCTGCAGCGCACCCTGCTCGAGGACGAGGGCGGCGTCCCGCCGCGCCGCAACCTGCGCGGCCGCGTGGTGGTGGCCGACGACCTGTCACCTGCCGACATGGTGCTGCTGCAGGAAGCGCAGATTGCCGGCTTCGTCACCGACGCCGGCGGCCCGCTCTCGCATACCGCCATCATGGCGCGCGGGCTCGGCATCCCGGCCGTGGTCGGCGCCCACACCGCCAGCAGCCTGCTGCACGATGGCGAGGACCTGATCATCGACGGCGACACCGGCATGGTGCTGGCCGGAGCGGACGGCCGCCTGTCACGCCATTACCGGCAGCAGCAGAAGGCGGCCCGGCAGCATGCCCGCGCCCTGCGTGCCCTGGCCGACACCCCCGCCTGCACGCGCGACGGCCAGGCCATCCAGCTCATGGCCAACGTCGAACTGGCCGAGGACCTGCGCGCCCTGCGCCACGCCGGCGCCGACGGGGTGGGGCTTTATCGCACCGAGTACCTGTTTCTCAACCGGACCGAACCGCCCAGCGAGGAAGAGCAACTGCGTCACTACCGACGCCTGGTGAACGCGAGCCAGGGGCGCCCCGTCACCATCCGCACCGTGGACCTCGGGGCGGACAAGCTGGATCTCGACGGAGCGGGGCAGGCGCTGAATCCCGCCCTCGGCCTGCGCGCCATCCGTCGCAGCCTGAAGGAACCCGAGGTCTTCCTGGTGCAGCTGCGCGCCATCCTGCGCGCCTCTCACCAGGGCCCGGTACGCATCATGCTGCCCATGCTCACCTCGCCCGCCGAACTCGATCAGGCCCTGGAGCTGCTGGAGCACGCCAAGCGCCAGCTCAAGCGGGAGCGTCGGCGCTTCGATGCCGAGATCCCCGTCGGCGGCATGATCGAGACACCGGCCGCCGCCCTGCTCAGCGAACACTTCGCCCGTCAGCTCGACTTCCTCTCCATCGGCACCAACGACCTCATCCAGTACACTCTGGCCATCGATCGTCTGGATGAGTCCGTCACCTACCTCTACGACCCGCTGCACCCGGCCGTGTTGCGCCTGATCACCCTGACCATCGAGGCCGGCCAGCGGGTGGCCACACCGGTGGCCATGTGCGGCGAGATGGCCGGCGACCTGCGCCTCACCCGCCTGCTCCTGGGAATGGGACTCACCGAGTTCAGCGTGCGGCCCAACATGCTCG
- a CDS encoding HPr family phosphocarrier protein — protein MPSRQVNIINKLGMHARAAAKFVNLASTFDSEVEIEKGTRRVNGKSIMGVMMLAAARGSQITIHADGADAEQALADLEALINNRFGEDE, from the coding sequence ATGCCCAGCAGACAGGTCAACATCATCAACAAGCTAGGCATGCACGCACGTGCCGCTGCCAAGTTCGTCAACCTCGCCTCCACCTTCGACAGCGAGGTCGAGATCGAGAAAGGCACCCGTCGCGTCAACGGCAAGAGCATCATGGGCGTCATGATGCTGGCCGCCGCCAGGGGCAGCCAGATCACCATCCACGCCGATGGCGCCGACGCCGAGCAGGCCCTGGCCGATCTCGAGGCCCTCATCAACAACCGCTTCGGCGAGGACGAATAA
- a CDS encoding PTS fructose transporter subunit IIA produces the protein MSAGLLLVTHNRIGDDLLATATSMLGSHPLPAAALAVSQNDDPDEVLARALAMCEQLDSGEGVLVITDMFGSTPSNIATRLMRRTHIRVVAGLNLPMLVRVFNYAQLPLDQLSDKAISGGHDGIMLADADNT, from the coding sequence ATGTCGGCAGGACTACTACTGGTAACGCATAACCGCATCGGCGACGACCTGCTTGCCACCGCCACCTCCATGCTCGGCTCTCACCCGCTGCCGGCAGCTGCGCTGGCGGTCTCGCAGAATGACGATCCCGACGAGGTACTGGCCCGGGCGCTGGCCATGTGCGAACAGCTCGACAGCGGCGAGGGCGTGCTGGTGATCACCGACATGTTCGGCTCCACGCCGAGCAACATCGCCACCCGCCTGATGCGGCGCACCCACATCCGCGTGGTGGCGGGACTCAACCTGCCCATGCTGGTACGCGTGTTCAACTACGCCCAGCTTCCCCTCGATCAACTGAGCGACAAGGCCATTAGCGGAGGCCACGACGGCATCATGCTGGCCGACGCCGACAACACCTGA
- the rapZ gene encoding RNase adapter RapZ — MKLVIVSGLSGSGKTVALHALEDQGYYCIDNLHLGLVTAVVQQLMSPRLKLYDRAAVGIDARSGVDELERFPQILAELRTMGIDVQVVYFQAEINTLLKRFSETRRKHPLARKGIPLIEAIQVEKTLLGQVANEADLIIDTTRTNVHELTAMVRERVAGSNDGALSLLFQSFGYKHGAPADSDYVFDIRCLPNPHWEPRLRQQTGRDPGVVEYLEGHPLVEEMYGMLRDFLETWIPRFVAENRCYLTVSVGCTGGQHRSVYMVERLARHFRQRPENDVSTRHRELS; from the coding sequence ATGAAACTCGTCATCGTCAGCGGACTGTCGGGCTCCGGCAAGACCGTCGCCCTGCATGCCCTGGAAGACCAGGGCTATTACTGTATCGACAATCTGCACCTCGGACTGGTGACGGCCGTGGTGCAGCAGCTCATGAGTCCGCGCCTGAAACTCTACGACCGCGCGGCCGTGGGCATCGACGCCCGCAGCGGCGTGGACGAACTCGAGCGTTTCCCGCAGATCCTGGCCGAACTGCGGACCATGGGCATCGACGTGCAGGTGGTCTATTTCCAGGCCGAGATCAACACCCTGCTCAAACGCTTCAGCGAGACCCGGCGCAAGCACCCGCTGGCCCGCAAGGGCATCCCCCTGATCGAGGCCATACAGGTCGAAAAGACCCTGCTCGGGCAGGTCGCCAACGAGGCCGACCTGATCATCGACACCACCCGTACCAATGTCCACGAACTCACGGCGATGGTGCGCGAGCGCGTTGCCGGTAGCAATGACGGTGCACTGTCTTTATTATTCCAGTCCTTCGGCTACAAGCACGGGGCCCCGGCCGACTCGGACTACGTCTTCGACATCCGTTGCCTGCCCAACCCGCACTGGGAGCCGAGGCTCCGGCAACAGACCGGTCGCGACCCCGGGGTGGTGGAATACCTCGAGGGTCACCCGCTGGTGGAAGAGATGTACGGCATGCTGCGCGACTTCCTCGAGACCTGGATTCCGCGCTTCGTCGCCGAGAACCGCTGCTACCTGACGGTCTCGGTCGGCTGCACCGGGGGGCAACACCGCTCGGTTTACATGGTAGAACGGCTGGCCCGGCATTTCCGGCAACGCCCGGAGAACGACGTCAGCACCAGACACCGCGAACTCTCCTGA
- the hprK gene encoding HPr(Ser) kinase/phosphatase: MSQPLTVRSLFDAMRSGLELEWLAGRRGAQRTIKRDLARRGGPSLLGHLNLIHANQVQVVGQRELDYLSRLQGDARHDALDLLFNGDALAIVVSDQGEVPEDLLRLGDEHNTPIFRSPRSSHEIINILRYFFTNRLAEQTTIHGVFMEVLGIGVLLAGGSNVGKSELALDLITRGHRLVADDAPEFARIAPDILQGTCPPLLQGFIEVRGLGVLNIRSMYGDNAIKASKYLRLIINLQHFRDLDIDAIDRLHGDIRSRNILGIEIPEITLPVAPGRNLAVLVEVAVRNHLLRMSGYNAGDDFARKQQRLITQDQ, translated from the coding sequence ATGTCCCAGCCACTCACCGTCCGCTCCCTCTTCGATGCCATGCGCTCGGGGCTGGAGCTGGAGTGGCTGGCCGGCAGGCGTGGCGCGCAACGCACCATCAAGCGGGATCTCGCCCGCCGCGGTGGCCCCTCCCTGCTCGGCCATCTCAACCTCATCCATGCCAACCAGGTGCAGGTGGTGGGCCAGCGCGAGCTCGACTACCTCAGCCGCCTGCAGGGTGATGCCCGCCACGACGCCCTGGATCTACTGTTCAACGGGGATGCTCTGGCCATCGTGGTCTCGGACCAGGGAGAGGTACCCGAAGACCTGCTCAGACTCGGCGACGAGCACAACACACCGATCTTTCGCTCGCCACGCTCCAGCCACGAAATCATCAACATCCTGCGCTACTTCTTCACCAACCGGCTCGCCGAGCAGACCACCATCCACGGCGTGTTCATGGAGGTACTCGGGATCGGCGTACTGCTGGCCGGCGGCAGCAACGTGGGCAAGAGCGAGCTGGCGCTGGACCTCATCACCCGCGGTCACCGTCTGGTTGCGGACGACGCCCCGGAGTTCGCGCGCATCGCCCCCGACATCCTGCAGGGCACCTGCCCGCCGCTGCTGCAGGGCTTCATCGAGGTGCGCGGACTGGGCGTACTCAACATCCGCTCCATGTATGGCGACAACGCCATCAAGGCGAGCAAGTACCTGCGGCTCATCATCAACCTGCAGCACTTCCGCGACCTCGATATCGATGCCATCGACCGCCTGCACGGCGACATCCGCAGCCGCAACATCCTCGGCATCGAGATCCCCGAGATCACCCTGCCGGTGGCGCCGGGCCGTAACCTCGCCGTACTGGTGGAGGTGGCCGTGCGTAACCACCTGCTGCGCATGAGCGGCTACAATGCGGGAGACGACTTCGCCCGCAAACAACAACGCCTCATCACCCAGGATCAATGA
- a CDS encoding PTS sugar transporter subunit IIA — translation MNIEALLSPERVQCHTASTSKKRALEKLSELLASGTDGLTASEIFDSLLSRERLGSTGLGHGVAIPHGRTAGTSKAVAALVTLDGGVDYDAPDHKPVDILFALVVPEASTDEHLQTLAQLAQMFSDEKMTGDIRDCRDAHCLLSLIGKWEARQAA, via the coding sequence ATGAACATCGAGGCCCTACTCAGTCCCGAACGCGTGCAGTGCCACACGGCATCGACCAGCAAGAAGCGCGCGCTGGAGAAGCTCAGTGAGCTGCTGGCCAGCGGTACCGATGGTCTCACCGCCAGCGAGATCTTCGACAGCCTGCTGAGCCGCGAGCGGCTCGGCAGCACCGGCCTGGGGCATGGCGTTGCCATCCCCCACGGCCGGACGGCCGGCACCAGCAAGGCCGTGGCTGCCCTGGTCACGCTGGATGGCGGCGTGGACTACGACGCCCCCGACCACAAGCCGGTGGACATCCTGTTCGCCCTGGTGGTGCCGGAGGCCAGCACCGACGAACACCTGCAGACGCTGGCCCAGCTCGCGCAGATGTTCAGTGACGAAAAGATGACCGGAGACATCCGTGACTGCCGCGATGCGCACTGCCTGCTGTCGCTGATCGGCAAATGGGAAGCACGTCAGGCGGCCTGA
- the raiA gene encoding ribosome-associated translation inhibitor RaiA, with product MQIHLTGHHVDITEPLRDYVNEKMDRLERHFDNVIDVNVVLEVEKQRHKAEGTLLLSGNRIHAEAVEEDMYAAIDALIDKLDRQVVKHKEKVTDHHRSEGSIKTQAE from the coding sequence ATGCAAATTCATCTGACCGGTCATCACGTCGACATCACCGAACCGCTGCGCGACTACGTCAACGAAAAGATGGACCGCCTCGAGCGCCACTTCGACAACGTGATCGACGTGAACGTCGTGCTCGAAGTCGAAAAACAGCGCCACAAGGCCGAAGGCACCCTGCTGCTCTCCGGGAACAGAATCCATGCCGAGGCCGTCGAAGAGGACATGTACGCCGCCATCGATGCCCTGATCGACAAGCTGGACCGTCAGGTGGTGAAGCACAAGGAAAAGGTCACGGATCATCACCGCAGCGAAGGCTCCATCAAGACGCAAGCCGAGTGA
- a CDS encoding RNA polymerase factor sigma-54, which produces MLKPSVQLRLGQQLTMTPQLQQAIRLLQLSTLELQAQIQETLEQNPMLETADDGVDDGDYDEEGYEAPAREGAEAGRETGAEDATPTGSEAEYERGAQDQEHIPEDLPVDTQWDDIYDIPAPHTGSAPDDGRDIFENQSGGEETLQEHLAWQLDLTTMSDVDRAIAAAIVDAIGEDGYLGEPIESIHASLADDLDVELDEVMAVLHLIQQLDPQGCGAADLRDCLGIQLDHLPPDTPWLAEARVLVRDFLELLGNRDYKQIMRKMKLDEGQLQQVIGLIQTLNPRPGEVVTASRAEYIVPDVFVRRHNGSWQVELNPDIAPRLRINQLYASLIKRADQSADNTYLKENLQEARWFIKSLQSRNETLLRVATAIVERQRGFLEYGDEAMKPLVLRDIAEQLDMHESTISRVTTQKYMHTPRGIYEFKYFFSSHVATADGGECSATAIRAMIRKLIEEENPAKPLSDSKLAAILVERGINVARRTVAKYREAMTIPPSNERKRLA; this is translated from the coding sequence ATGCTGAAACCCTCGGTCCAGCTCCGTCTCGGTCAGCAGCTGACCATGACCCCGCAACTGCAGCAGGCCATCCGCCTGCTGCAGCTGTCGACGCTGGAGCTGCAGGCCCAGATCCAGGAGACCCTGGAACAGAACCCCATGCTCGAGACAGCCGACGACGGGGTCGACGACGGGGATTACGACGAGGAAGGCTACGAGGCCCCCGCGCGCGAGGGCGCGGAGGCAGGGCGCGAGACCGGGGCCGAGGACGCCACGCCGACGGGCAGCGAGGCGGAGTACGAGCGCGGCGCACAGGACCAGGAGCACATCCCGGAAGACCTGCCGGTGGACACCCAGTGGGACGACATCTACGACATCCCCGCCCCGCACACCGGCAGCGCCCCGGATGACGGCCGTGACATCTTCGAGAACCAGAGCGGCGGGGAGGAGACCCTGCAGGAACACCTCGCCTGGCAGCTCGACCTGACGACGATGAGCGACGTGGACCGCGCCATCGCCGCGGCCATCGTCGACGCCATCGGCGAGGACGGCTATCTCGGCGAACCCATCGAGTCCATCCACGCCAGCCTCGCCGACGACCTGGACGTGGAGCTCGACGAGGTGATGGCCGTGCTGCACCTGATCCAGCAGCTCGACCCGCAGGGCTGCGGCGCAGCCGACCTGCGCGACTGCCTCGGCATCCAGCTCGACCACCTGCCGCCCGACACCCCCTGGCTGGCGGAGGCCCGGGTGCTGGTCCGCGATTTTCTCGAACTTCTGGGCAATCGCGACTACAAACAGATCATGCGCAAGATGAAACTCGACGAGGGGCAGCTGCAGCAGGTGATCGGCCTGATCCAGACCCTCAACCCGCGGCCGGGCGAAGTCGTCACCGCCTCGCGGGCCGAGTATATCGTGCCGGACGTGTTCGTACGCCGCCACAACGGCAGCTGGCAGGTGGAACTCAACCCGGACATCGCCCCGCGTTTGCGCATCAACCAGCTCTATGCGAGCCTGATCAAGCGCGCGGACCAGAGTGCCGACAACACCTATCTCAAGGAAAACCTGCAGGAGGCCCGCTGGTTCATCAAGAGCCTGCAGAGCCGCAACGAGACCCTGCTGCGGGTGGCCACGGCCATCGTCGAACGCCAGCGCGGTTTTCTCGAATACGGCGACGAGGCCATGAAACCACTGGTGCTGCGTGACATCGCCGAACAGCTCGACATGCACGAGTCGACCATCTCGCGCGTGACCACGCAAAAATACATGCACACGCCTCGCGGGATCTACGAGTTCAAGTACTTCTTCTCCAGCCATGTGGCGACGGCCGACGGCGGCGAATGTTCCGCCACCGCCATCCGCGCCATGATTCGCAAGCTCATCGAGGAAGAAAATCCGGCCAAGCCCCTGAGCGACAGCAAGCTCGCCGCCATCCTGGTGGAACGCGGTATCAATGTCGCCCGGCGCACGGTCGCGAAATACCGGGAGGCCATGACGATCCCGCCCAGCAATGAGCGCAAGCGCCTGGCCTGA
- the lptB gene encoding LPS export ABC transporter ATP-binding protein — protein MSRLGADDLKKRYRGRVILDGVSFHVDSGEVVGLLGPNGAGKTTSFYMVVGLVPCDEGSITLDDQDLTRLPMHGRARLGVGYLPQEASVFRSLTVAQNIMAVLETRRELSRQDREDKLNGLLYELQISHLRDSQGMSLSGGERRRVEIGRALAMEPAFILLDEPFAGVDPISVLDIQRIVAHLTERNIGVLITDHNVRETLGICDRAYILSNGQIIADGAPEAILADPQVRKVYLGEHFRL, from the coding sequence ATGAGCCGCCTGGGTGCCGACGACCTGAAAAAGCGCTACCGTGGCCGCGTCATCCTCGACGGGGTCTCCTTCCACGTCGACAGCGGCGAGGTGGTGGGGCTGCTCGGCCCCAATGGCGCCGGCAAGACCACCTCCTTCTACATGGTGGTGGGCCTGGTGCCCTGCGACGAAGGCAGTATCACCCTCGATGACCAGGACCTCACCCGGCTCCCCATGCACGGGCGCGCGCGCCTGGGTGTGGGTTACCTGCCGCAGGAGGCCTCGGTGTTTCGCAGCCTCACGGTGGCGCAGAACATCATGGCCGTGCTGGAGACGCGCCGGGAGCTCAGCCGCCAGGACCGCGAGGACAAGCTCAACGGCCTGCTCTACGAACTGCAGATCAGCCACCTGCGTGACAGCCAGGGCATGAGCCTGTCGGGCGGCGAGCGCCGGCGCGTGGAGATCGGGCGGGCCCTGGCCATGGAACCCGCCTTCATCCTGCTCGACGAGCCCTTCGCCGGCGTGGACCCCATCTCGGTACTGGACATCCAGCGCATCGTCGCCCACCTCACCGAGCGCAACATCGGCGTGCTCATCACCGACCACAACGTGCGCGAGACCCTGGGCATCTGCGACCGCGCCTACATCCTCAGCAATGGCCAGATCATCGCCGACGGCGCCCCCGAGGCGATCCTGGCGGATCCCCAGGTACGCAAGGTGTATCTCGGCGAACACTTCCGGCTGTAG
- the lptA gene encoding lipopolysaccharide transport periplasmic protein LptA → MSPVRNPSLSCHLLAGLALALLLGSGAAMARSGDTQKPVHVTADRAALRERAGTSRYQGNVIITQGSMRITADDVEVYSPNKTLQTVVARGQRATFDQTMDDGREVHAEALQMTYDARTRTMLLEGEAFLIQAGNRLDSARIEYDLKTEQVLAGTQAPNERVEIIYHPEETPAGDAPTGEPAP, encoded by the coding sequence ATGAGCCCCGTCAGGAACCCTAGCCTCTCCTGCCACCTGCTGGCCGGCCTCGCCCTGGCCCTGCTGCTGGGCAGCGGTGCTGCCATGGCCCGCAGCGGCGACACCCAGAAGCCGGTGCATGTCACCGCCGACCGCGCCGCACTGCGCGAACGTGCCGGCACCAGCCGTTACCAGGGCAATGTGATCATCACCCAGGGCAGCATGCGCATCACCGCCGACGACGTCGAGGTGTACTCACCGAACAAGACCCTGCAGACCGTGGTCGCCCGGGGGCAGCGCGCCACCTTCGACCAGACCATGGACGACGGCCGCGAGGTCCACGCCGAGGCCCTGCAGATGACCTATGATGCCCGCACCCGCACCATGCTGCTGGAGGGCGAGGCCTTCCTCATCCAGGCCGGCAACCGTCTCGACAGTGCGCGCATCGAATACGACCTGAAGACCGAACAGGTACTGGCCGGCACGCAGGCGCCGAACGAACGGGTGGAGATCATCTACCACCCGGAAGAGACGCCGGCCGGGGACGCGCCCACGGGGGAACCTGCGCCATGA
- the lptC gene encoding LPS export ABC transporter periplasmic protein LptC, translating to MITRRATLILLLALIATGSWWMQREIDQRPELVQTLSAEIPGFDGLEAPSPLTLVDESPEARAARLLSAGYSEVTTPVIHMHEPRLPPLRLESETGWIARSGDEVRLLGEVTMDRPGEHPDGPLHLVTRDLTVFPQRQHAETEAHAVATAPGYRIEGIGMRMDLDEQTVLLLSEVRGRHEPRQEP from the coding sequence ATGATCACGCGCCGCGCCACACTCATCCTGCTGCTGGCCCTGATCGCCACGGGCAGCTGGTGGATGCAGCGCGAAATCGACCAGCGCCCCGAGCTGGTACAGACCCTGTCGGCAGAGATCCCGGGGTTCGACGGCCTGGAGGCACCCTCCCCCCTCACCCTGGTGGACGAGTCGCCGGAGGCACGGGCCGCCCGGCTGCTGAGCGCCGGCTACAGCGAGGTGACCACCCCCGTGATCCACATGCACGAGCCCCGACTGCCGCCCCTGCGCCTGGAATCGGAGACCGGCTGGATCGCGCGCAGCGGCGACGAGGTGCGCCTGCTCGGCGAGGTCACCATGGACCGCCCGGGGGAGCACCCGGACGGCCCGCTGCACCTGGTCACGCGGGACCTGACGGTCTTCCCGCAGCGCCAGCACGCCGAGACAGAGGCCCACGCGGTTGCCACGGCCCCGGGTTACAGGATAGAAGGCATAGGCATGCGCATGGACCTGGATGAACAGACCGTCTTGCTACTGTCGGAGGTGAGAGGCCGCCATGAGCCCCGTCAGGAACCCTAG
- the kdsC gene encoding 3-deoxy-manno-octulosonate-8-phosphatase KdsC, translating into MQDIIDKARQIRLVIFDVDGVLTDGSLFIGDDGQEYKAFNSKDGHGLRMLQDSGVEVGILTGRQSNVVKLRMQDLGIERVLQGHREKLPAFEQLREQTGLPPEQIAYVGDDIVDLPVMTRVGLAIAVGDAHHLVQRHAHWTTANPGGRGAAREVCELIMEAQGTLDAALDRYLQ; encoded by the coding sequence ATGCAGGACATCATCGACAAGGCCCGCCAGATCCGGCTCGTCATCTTCGACGTGGACGGCGTGCTCACCGACGGCAGCCTGTTCATCGGTGACGACGGCCAGGAATACAAGGCCTTCAACTCCAAGGACGGCCACGGCCTGCGCATGCTGCAGGATTCCGGTGTGGAGGTCGGCATCCTCACCGGGCGCCAGTCCAACGTGGTCAAGCTGCGCATGCAGGATCTCGGCATCGAGCGCGTGCTGCAGGGCCACCGCGAGAAGCTGCCCGCCTTCGAGCAGCTGCGCGAACAGACCGGCCTGCCGCCCGAGCAGATCGCCTATGTGGGCGACGACATCGTCGACCTGCCGGTGATGACCCGCGTGGGACTGGCCATCGCCGTGGGCGATGCCCACCACCTGGTACAGCGTCACGCCCACTGGACCACCGCCAATCCGGGCGGCCGCGGCGCCGCCCGCGAGGTCTGCGAGCTCATCATGGAGGCCCAGGGCACGCTGGATGCAGCCCTCGACCGCTACCTGCAATGA
- a CDS encoding KpsF/GutQ family sugar-phosphate isomerase has product MTEMHPDKLKTLAIAVLDTEADAVRALRDRVDEAFVTACRHMLACEGRVVITGMGKSGHIGDKIAATMASTGTPSFFMHPGEASHGDLGMITPRDVVIALSNSGETDEILTIVPLIKRIGVPLISMTGNPNSTLARESDVHIDISVEKEACPLGLAPTASTTATLAMGDALAVALLEARGFTADDFARSHPGGRLGRRLLLHVGDIMHKGGEIPATREGVMLAEALLEITRKGLGMTTVTDEAGKLLGVFTDGDLRRVLDHGIDVHGTSVGELMTRDCRTARESMLAVEALHMMEENRINALPVVDETGRLIGALNMHDLLRAGVV; this is encoded by the coding sequence ATGACCGAGATGCACCCCGACAAGCTCAAGACGCTGGCCATCGCCGTGCTGGACACCGAGGCCGACGCCGTGCGGGCGCTGCGCGACCGCGTGGACGAGGCCTTCGTCACCGCCTGCCGCCACATGCTGGCCTGCGAGGGCCGCGTGGTGATCACCGGCATGGGCAAGTCCGGCCACATCGGCGACAAGATCGCCGCCACCATGGCCAGCACCGGCACGCCCTCCTTCTTCATGCATCCGGGCGAGGCCAGCCACGGCGACCTGGGCATGATCACCCCCCGGGACGTGGTCATCGCCCTGTCGAATTCCGGCGAGACCGACGAGATCCTCACCATCGTGCCGCTGATCAAGCGCATCGGCGTGCCGCTCATCTCCATGACCGGCAACCCGAACTCCACCCTGGCCCGCGAATCCGACGTGCACATCGACATCAGCGTGGAGAAGGAGGCCTGCCCGCTGGGCCTGGCCCCCACCGCCAGCACCACCGCCACGCTCGCCATGGGCGACGCCCTGGCCGTGGCCCTGCTGGAGGCGCGCGGCTTCACCGCCGACGACTTCGCCCGCTCGCACCCGGGCGGACGCCTCGGCCGCCGCCTGTTGCTGCACGTGGGCGACATCATGCACAAGGGCGGGGAGATCCCGGCCACCCGCGAGGGCGTGATGCTGGCCGAGGCCCTGCTCGAGATCACCCGCAAGGGCCTGGGCATGACCACCGTGACCGACGAGGCCGGCAAGCTGCTCGGCGTCTTCACCGACGGCGACCTGCGCCGCGTGCTCGACCACGGCATCGACGTGCACGGCACCAGCGTGGGCGAACTGATGACGCGCGACTGCCGCACGGCCCGCGAATCCATGCTCGCCGTGGAGGCCCTGCACATGATGGAGGAGAACCGCATCAACGCCCTGCCCGTCGTCGACGAGACGGGCCGGCTGATCGGCGCCCTCAACATGCACGACCTGCTGCGCGCCGGCGTGGTCTGA